In a genomic window of Variovorax paradoxus:
- a CDS encoding PD-(D/E)XK nuclease-like domain-containing protein → MGAIETDLLPCEASAVFPGLYTSMPAERYHAIAAMSAGGLKRMQQSPAHFFGIQMDPNRPPPGEPSPAMVNGTLVHCALFEPDTLDARYVIKPDGMSFSTKDGKAWRAKQTRIIVDVEQMAAARAQSARLRALPELGALLADGIGESSAFWIDEKTGELCKCRPDWTSPAGDGVVIVDGKTCQDASPEGFGRAIWNYRYHLQAAWYADGYERATGTKVHGFVFAAVESSWPHQAAAYMLDDLVLDAARRENRRLLDLYAECKRTGVWPGYAPSISLITLPAWANRQLENAA, encoded by the coding sequence ATGGGCGCGATCGAAACCGACCTGCTGCCGTGCGAGGCGAGCGCGGTGTTCCCGGGGCTGTACACGAGCATGCCGGCCGAGCGCTACCACGCGATCGCTGCGATGAGCGCTGGTGGACTCAAGCGCATGCAGCAAAGCCCGGCGCACTTCTTCGGCATCCAGATGGATCCGAACCGGCCGCCGCCCGGCGAGCCCTCGCCTGCAATGGTGAACGGCACGCTGGTGCACTGCGCGCTGTTCGAACCCGACACGCTGGATGCGCGCTACGTGATCAAGCCCGATGGCATGAGCTTCAGCACGAAGGACGGCAAGGCCTGGCGCGCTAAGCAGACCCGAATCATCGTCGACGTCGAGCAGATGGCCGCGGCGCGCGCGCAGTCGGCGCGACTGCGTGCTCTGCCCGAGCTCGGCGCGCTTCTGGCCGATGGCATCGGCGAGTCCTCGGCCTTCTGGATCGACGAGAAGACCGGCGAGCTCTGCAAGTGCCGGCCCGACTGGACCAGCCCGGCCGGCGACGGCGTCGTCATCGTCGACGGCAAGACGTGCCAGGACGCCAGCCCGGAAGGCTTCGGCCGCGCGATCTGGAACTACCGCTACCACCTGCAGGCAGCCTGGTACGCGGACGGCTACGAGCGCGCCACCGGCACGAAGGTGCACGGCTTCGTGTTCGCCGCGGTGGAGTCCTCGTGGCCTCACCAAGCGGCCGCCTACATGCTCGACGACCTCGTGCTCGACGCCGCGCGCCGCGAGAACCGCCGCCTCCTTGACCTCTACGCCGAATGCAAGCGCACCGGCGTGTGGCCCGGCTACGCCCCTTCCATCAGCCTCATCACCCTGCCCGCATGGGCGAATCGTCAACTGGAGAACGCAGCATGA
- a CDS encoding restriction alleviation protein, Lar family translates to MTDTTKPGPCPFCGGETTLIDGTEGPLIHGAFAECAQCKISSPICPTAAEAIAAWNRRPSPSVHRQASAEDERAQFEAWANDQGFVLQRVVRGDDYQDLRTQGPWDAWRARAEGAPSASQGRQASAGQEGEREAFIAWLGHSFPHVYDVTDAAHLWDKHHVAALAWQRRATLSTAAPESGWRPIETAPKGAKGVAWMQLAWGPEEDRKTGYGMRIEDKFYAAATFFCPEQEKQFELREVEVQPTHWQPLPAAPTAGETP, encoded by the coding sequence ATGACCGATACCACCAAGCCCGGCCCTTGCCCGTTCTGCGGGGGCGAGACTACGCTGATCGACGGCACGGAAGGCCCGTTGATCCATGGGGCGTTCGCCGAGTGCGCGCAGTGCAAGATATCAAGCCCGATCTGCCCGACTGCGGCCGAAGCCATCGCCGCCTGGAATCGCCGCCCCTCCCCCTCCGTGCACCGCCAAGCCAGTGCAGAGGATGAACGGGCGCAGTTCGAAGCGTGGGCCAATGACCAAGGCTTCGTGCTGCAGCGCGTTGTTCGCGGCGATGACTACCAAGACCTGCGCACGCAGGGGCCATGGGATGCATGGCGGGCTCGTGCCGAAGGGGCCCCCTCCGCCTCCCAGGGCCGCCAAGCCAGTGCGGGGCAGGAGGGAGAGCGCGAGGCATTCATCGCATGGCTCGGGCACAGCTTCCCGCACGTCTACGACGTGACCGACGCCGCGCACCTCTGGGACAAGCACCATGTCGCCGCGCTTGCTTGGCAACGGCGTGCCACGCTCTCCACTGCCGCGCCCGAGAGCGGGTGGAGACCTATCGAGACTGCGCCGAAGGGTGCAAAGGGCGTCGCTTGGATGCAGTTGGCCTGGGGTCCCGAGGAGGATCGGAAAACGGGCTACGGGATGCGCATCGAAGACAAGTTCTACGCCGCTGCCACTTTCTTCTGTCCGGAGCAAGAGAAGCAGTTCGAACTGCGCGAAGTGGAAGTGCAACCCACCCACTGGCAGCCCCTGCCCGCTGCACCTACTGCGGGAGAGACGCCGTGA